Proteins co-encoded in one Neosynechococcus sphagnicola sy1 genomic window:
- a CDS encoding IS630 transposase-related protein — MKAYSVDLRQKIIDTYNSESISQRKLAKRFRVALSFIYKLLKQYRQSGDIAPKVRTLQTPTKLNEPQLQVLKPACRSQ; from the coding sequence ATGAAAGCCTATTCGGTCGATCTACGCCAGAAAATTATCGACACCTACAACAGCGAGAGCATCTCTCAACGAAAGCTAGCGAAGCGCTTTCGAGTCGCCTTAAGCTTCATCTACAAACTGCTCAAGCAATATCGACAGAGTGGGGACATTGCCCCTAAAGTTCGCACGCTCCAAACCCCCACTAAACTTAATGAACCTCAACTCCAAGTTTTAAAACCAGCTTGTAGAAGCCAATAA
- a CDS encoding DUF262 domain-containing protein, with product MPLFKGYPVPLILLAEVTTEKGKKLEIIDGMQRLNAITSFIDQEFDINGTYFDLDTMADTKLLKDRELIIQKPKILDRKVCADIVRYQIPLSVFQELGTGHTDEVFRRLNSGGRQLSKQELRQAGATSRFASIVRKLASNIRGDSSVSDILDLNSMKNISITNRNLDYGIPVESIFWVKNNIITKEALRQSQDEEIIADIIAWVALDKGIRSSSEILNQLYSYQDYESDETEVALAKTVEIQIQKINEDILISNIQFVLDKLIEIINKSGKTFNSLLFESQQAKISRYFQIVFLALYKMLVEENCEIINEKELIGHLNKAGDKVIKLAAGGGNWSAKEKQTQMDALCGVIKSCFVKKTENDPARNQWITRFENILMQSSTEQALYDFKVGLHPLDVTENTLNRSVFSKIIKTLTAMANTFPRSTGYCLLGVADNKITAEKHKEVYGLNYISYANFFVTGIDAEARSYHSDVDKYFTKITQLVAQEPLNERDKDHISRNILTVNYFDKTVIMLKIESGNNPSVYDGKYYSHSHSSGIQS from the coding sequence ATTCCATTATTTAAAGGATATCCTGTTCCATTAATCTTATTGGCTGAAGTAACTACTGAGAAGGGCAAAAAGCTTGAAATCATTGACGGAATGCAGCGATTAAATGCCATCACGTCTTTTATTGATCAAGAGTTTGACATTAATGGAACGTATTTTGATTTAGATACAATGGCAGACACTAAACTTTTAAAGGATAGAGAACTGATAATACAAAAGCCTAAAATTTTAGACAGAAAAGTATGTGCAGATATAGTTCGATATCAAATTCCACTTTCAGTGTTTCAGGAATTAGGAACAGGTCATACTGATGAAGTTTTTAGACGCTTGAACTCTGGGGGAAGACAGCTTTCAAAGCAAGAATTGCGACAGGCAGGGGCAACAAGTAGATTTGCATCAATTGTAAGGAAACTAGCAAGCAATATTAGGGGAGATTCAAGTGTGTCAGATATACTTGATTTGAACTCCATGAAAAATATTAGTATAACAAATCGTAATTTAGACTATGGAATACCTGTAGAAAGTATTTTTTGGGTTAAAAATAATATTATTACAAAAGAGGCATTAAGACAGTCACAAGATGAGGAGATTATTGCAGATATTATTGCATGGGTAGCACTAGATAAGGGAATAAGATCTAGTTCAGAGATCTTGAACCAACTATATAGCTACCAGGATTATGAGAGTGATGAAACTGAAGTTGCTCTTGCTAAAACAGTTGAAATCCAGATACAGAAAATTAATGAGGATATACTAATCAGTAATATACAATTCGTACTCGACAAACTTATTGAGATAATAAATAAATCAGGCAAGACTTTTAACTCTTTATTATTTGAGAGTCAACAAGCAAAAATTTCAAGATATTTTCAAATCGTTTTTCTGGCATTATATAAAATGCTAGTAGAAGAAAATTGTGAAATCATCAACGAAAAAGAATTGATAGGACATCTTAATAAAGCTGGCGATAAAGTAATTAAACTTGCTGCTGGCGGTGGTAATTGGTCTGCAAAAGAAAAGCAGACACAGATGGATGCTCTTTGCGGTGTTATTAAGTCATGTTTTGTTAAAAAAACTGAGAATGATCCAGCAAGAAATCAGTGGATAACAAGATTTGAGAACATCTTAATGCAGAGTTCAACTGAGCAGGCGTTATATGACTTCAAAGTTGGGTTGCACCCTCTTGATGTCACTGAGAACACTCTTAACCGAAGTGTATTCTCAAAGATTATCAAGACGTTGACAGCAATGGCAAATACCTTTCCAAGATCAACTGGATATTGCCTCTTGGGTGTTGCGGACAATAAGATAACAGCAGAAAAACATAAGGAAGTTTATGGTTTGAATTACATATCCTATGCAAATTTCTTTGTGACTGGTATTGATGCTGAAGCTCGTAGTTATCATAGCGATGTTGATAAATATTTTACAAAGATTACACAGTTAGTTGCTCAAGAGCCATTAAACGAGAGAGATAAGGATCATATTTCAAGAAATATTTTGACTGTTAACTACTTTGATAAAACAGTTATTATGCTCAAGATTGAATCTGGTAATAATCCATCTGTATATGATGGGAAATACTATAGCCATTCCCACTCCAGTGGGATACAATCATAG
- a CDS encoding gamma-glutamyltransferase — protein MPGGQLITFALKLLSTVDLSQLDYGSPEHLQLLTQVMRLTNQARQDSPLPEVCQRQGAKLLADEFIAGYAQQFGNGVNKWGSTTHISTIDTEGNAASATTSNGEGSSYIIPGTGVMMNNMLGEADLNPQGFHQWQENVRIASMMSPTLILHQDQPTAVLGSGGSNRIRTAILQVISNLLDFEMDVETAVYSPRLHWEDHVLNAEPGWQTPALTAAALPTDQMICWQQTNMFFGGVHAVIRHPNGTLEGVGDPRRGGVVLTSI, from the coding sequence GTGCCCGGGGGGCAATTAATTACCTTTGCATTGAAGCTCCTGTCCACCGTTGATTTGTCACAACTGGATTATGGGAGCCCCGAGCATCTCCAACTCCTCACCCAGGTGATGCGGCTGACCAATCAAGCTCGGCAAGATTCTCCGTTACCCGAAGTCTGTCAGCGACAGGGAGCAAAACTGCTAGCGGATGAGTTTATAGCTGGCTATGCTCAACAGTTTGGGAATGGGGTGAATAAATGGGGCAGTACTACCCATATTAGTACTATTGATACTGAGGGCAATGCGGCCAGTGCTACCACCTCTAATGGGGAAGGATCGTCCTACATCATTCCCGGCACCGGGGTGATGATGAACAATATGTTGGGGGAAGCGGATCTGAATCCCCAGGGATTTCACCAGTGGCAGGAAAATGTTCGCATTGCCTCCATGATGTCCCCCACCCTGATACTTCACCAGGATCAACCAACAGCGGTGTTGGGTTCAGGAGGCTCTAACCGCATTCGGACGGCAATTTTGCAGGTGATTTCAAATCTCTTGGATTTTGAGATGGATGTTGAGACCGCAGTTTACAGCCCGCGTTTGCATTGGGAAGATCACGTCCTCAATGCAGAACCTGGTTGGCAGACCCCAGCCCTGACTGCGGCGGCCTTACCCACCGATCAGATGATTTGTTGGCAACAAACGAATATGTTTTTTGGGGGAGTTCATGCGGTCATTCGCCACCCCAATGGCACCCTCGAAGGTGTGGGAGATCCTCGTCGCGGTGGCGTTGTCTTGACATCTATTTGA
- a CDS encoding gamma-glutamyltransferase codes for MTFFTQSPRQKRPLEGIHFQPVEVCFGDATQEFHIGLGAVAVPGNLAGVFHVQQQLGRLPLSVIAEPAIHFARQGIQLNWFQAYAFKLLEPILTASAAARQIYAPQGKLLQQGQTLLMQDFADTLAYLAAEGLAVFYQGEIAHRLVQDCQDQGGHLSLDDLRNYSVLERQPLSLSYRNRTLLTNPPPSARGAINYLCIEAPVHR; via the coding sequence TTGACGTTTTTTACCCAATCGCCGAGGCAGAAACGTCCCCTAGAGGGGATTCATTTCCAACCGGTTGAGGTCTGTTTTGGCGATGCCACCCAGGAATTTCATATTGGACTGGGTGCTGTTGCGGTTCCAGGGAATTTGGCCGGGGTTTTCCATGTTCAGCAACAGCTAGGAAGACTGCCCCTGTCTGTGATTGCCGAACCCGCCATTCACTTCGCTCGGCAGGGGATTCAACTGAATTGGTTTCAAGCCTACGCCTTCAAACTACTAGAACCGATTCTGACAGCCTCCGCTGCGGCTCGCCAAATTTATGCCCCCCAAGGCAAGCTGTTGCAGCAGGGTCAGACGCTGCTGATGCAGGACTTTGCCGATACCTTGGCCTATCTGGCGGCGGAAGGGTTAGCAGTCTTCTATCAAGGGGAGATTGCCCATCGTCTGGTACAGGACTGTCAGGACCAGGGAGGGCATTTAAGCCTGGATGATCTCAGGAACTATAGCGTCCTAGAGCGTCAGCCCCTCAGCCTCTCCTATCGGAACCGCACCCTGTTGACCAATCCGCCACCAAGTGCCCGGGGGGCAATTAATTACCTTTGCATTGAAGCTCCTGTCCACCGTTGA
- a CDS encoding gamma-glutamyltransferase codes for MAQKLGGAIAAGNPQTAEAGMEMFRLGGNAFDAANAAILASFVTESALTSAGGGGFLLAHTAGNQGMLFDVFYPIAEAETSPRGDSFPTG; via the coding sequence ATGGCGCAAAAACTCGGCGGGGCGATCGCGGCGGGCAATCCACAAACTGCCGAGGCTGGCATGGAAATGTTTCGCCTAGGTGGTAATGCCTTTGATGCTGCCAACGCTGCGATTTTGGCCTCGTTTGTTACAGAATCGGCTCTCACCTCTGCGGGGGGTGGGGGTTTTTTGCTAGCTCATACCGCTGGCAATCAGGGAATGCTGTTTGACGTTTTTTACCCAATCGCCGAGGCAGAAACGTCCCCTAGAGGGGATTCATTTCCAACCGGTTGA
- a CDS encoding ABC1 kinase family protein, which yields MAAASLGQVYHAHLHTGEEVAVKVQRPNLLPVLTLDLFLMRWAAQWLGVFLPLNLGHDLTLIVDEFGHKLFEEIDYQHEGHNAEKFAANFRDHLDVKVPLIYWPYSSRCVLTLEWINGIKLTEIEQIAAAGLDINALINIGVTSGLQQLLEFGFFHADPHPGNLFAMPDGRMAYIDFGMMDQLEETTKETLVDSVVHLINKDYLDLAQDFVRLGFLTPETNIMPIVPALEAVLGNVMGESVRDFNFKTITDQFSELMYDYPFRVPAQFALIIRSLVTQEGLALSLNAQFKIVEVAYPYIARRLLTGESPQLRRRLLDVLFKDGKFKWNRLENLIAIAGTDGNFDLLPTAQLGLGYLLSTEGRYLQRQLLLALTEDDRLHTEEMQRLWQLIQRDLDPGRLLNAALGAIADLSRERAAALLPSFAITSFRF from the coding sequence GTGGCTGCCGCTAGTTTAGGCCAGGTCTACCACGCCCATTTGCACACAGGGGAAGAGGTGGCGGTGAAGGTGCAGCGCCCCAATCTCTTACCCGTTCTAACCCTCGACCTATTTCTGATGCGGTGGGCAGCTCAGTGGCTGGGGGTCTTCTTGCCCTTGAACTTAGGTCATGATCTGACCCTGATTGTCGATGAGTTTGGTCACAAACTATTTGAGGAAATTGACTATCAGCATGAAGGTCACAATGCTGAGAAATTTGCCGCTAATTTTCGTGATCATCTGGATGTCAAAGTCCCCCTGATCTACTGGCCCTACAGTAGCCGCTGTGTATTGACCCTGGAGTGGATCAATGGGATTAAGCTCACGGAGATTGAGCAAATTGCCGCAGCTGGTCTGGATATCAACGCCCTGATTAACATTGGGGTCACCTCCGGGTTACAACAATTGTTGGAGTTTGGGTTTTTCCATGCGGACCCCCATCCCGGAAACTTATTTGCCATGCCCGATGGGCGCATGGCCTATATCGACTTTGGCATGATGGATCAACTGGAGGAAACCACCAAGGAAACCCTGGTGGACTCTGTGGTACATCTGATCAACAAAGATTATCTCGATCTGGCCCAGGATTTTGTCAGACTGGGATTCCTCACCCCTGAGACCAATATCATGCCTATTGTCCCGGCTTTAGAGGCAGTGCTGGGAAATGTCATGGGTGAAAGTGTTCGGGATTTTAATTTCAAGACGATCACCGATCAATTTTCTGAGCTGATGTATGACTACCCCTTCCGCGTTCCAGCGCAATTTGCCCTGATTATTCGTTCCTTGGTGACCCAGGAAGGATTGGCCCTTAGTCTCAATGCCCAGTTCAAGATTGTCGAGGTGGCCTATCCTTACATTGCCCGACGGTTATTGACTGGGGAATCGCCCCAGTTGCGCCGCCGACTACTGGACGTGTTGTTCAAAGACGGCAAGTTTAAATGGAATCGCCTGGAGAATCTGATTGCGATCGCGGGGACGGATGGCAATTTTGACCTCTTGCCCACGGCTCAGCTAGGTCTAGGGTATCTGCTTTCCACCGAGGGGCGCTATCTCCAGCGACAGCTGCTCTTGGCACTGACCGAGGATGATCGATTGCATACGGAAGAAATGCAACGGCTGTGGCAGTTGATCCAAAGAGATTTAGATCCGGGTCGGCTGTTGAATGCTGCTTTAGGGGCGATCGCCGACCTGTCTCGGGAACGGGCGGCGGCCTTACTTCCCTCTTTTGCGATTACCTCTTTCCGTTTTTAG
- a CDS encoding tetratricopeptide repeat-containing sulfotransferase family protein, with the protein MGVFLVHQNLGYALLQLQQWRAAAQALTTAIALQDDFPWSFVHLGDARQALQKPRGAIAAYLRAAQLQPTLPGLIPKLAEALLLSVTLSSEETARSSWTGDDASQDWPTDPQLYLQLGTALLASHQSRAAVQLYRQALQVCPTSDLTTPLTSGLAESLERQSQMQQQITAHQQTLHQTPQDPQAHYRLGMALLQNQEWQAAAIAFTQGLAEHPEYPWWFYSNIWDVLVRQGQLERVIPPLQQLLANTPHTLNPALNLGEALSCQGDLAGAIACYRAASQQQTQQRYPSATPSQWEAVTAPDFLIIGAMRSGTTSLFSALCQHPLIQAPLKKELDFWSWKFDRGVPWYLAHFPPRFAGATSRIGEASPSYLGHWSAAARLQAQFPQMKLIVLLRHPVDRTISHYFHWRRLGWEGRSLEAALNQEMIQLGRQTSSEIQRASGYLGQSLYVDLLQPWLTRFPRDQIRLLPSESFYQTPAHTLAQIYEFLGVPAHDLTCYPNLNPGHYADISALLRQQLTNFFQPSMLDLETLLGQSLGWLPDQNFLGGVDRNI; encoded by the coding sequence CCATCTCGGAGATGCCCGTCAAGCGTTACAGAAACCCCGTGGGGCGATCGCGGCCTATCTCCGGGCGGCACAGCTGCAACCCACTCTCCCCGGCCTGATCCCGAAACTCGCTGAAGCACTGTTGCTCTCTGTCACCTTGAGTTCAGAGGAGACAGCACGGTCTTCTTGGACGGGTGACGATGCCTCCCAAGACTGGCCTACCGACCCACAACTTTATCTGCAACTGGGGACAGCACTCTTGGCTTCGCACCAGAGCCGGGCAGCGGTACAGCTCTATCGACAGGCTTTACAGGTGTGCCCCACCTCTGATTTAACGACACCCTTGACCTCAGGGTTGGCCGAGAGCCTGGAGCGCCAATCCCAGATGCAGCAGCAAATCACCGCCCATCAGCAAACCCTACATCAAACCCCCCAAGATCCCCAAGCCCATTACCGCCTGGGTATGGCTCTGCTACAGAACCAGGAATGGCAGGCAGCGGCGATCGCCTTTACTCAGGGTCTTGCTGAACATCCTGAATATCCCTGGTGGTTCTACTCCAACATTTGGGATGTCCTGGTTCGCCAAGGGCAACTGGAACGGGTGATCCCCCCCTTGCAGCAGTTGCTGGCAAATACGCCCCATACCCTGAACCCTGCTTTGAATTTAGGGGAAGCCCTGAGTTGTCAGGGGGATCTAGCCGGGGCGATCGCCTGCTATCGAGCCGCCAGTCAGCAGCAGACTCAGCAACGCTATCCCTCCGCAACGCCGAGCCAATGGGAAGCGGTGACAGCCCCTGATTTTCTAATTATTGGAGCCATGCGTAGCGGCACCACCTCCCTGTTTAGTGCCCTCTGTCAGCATCCCCTGATCCAGGCACCCCTAAAAAAGGAACTGGATTTCTGGTCTTGGAAGTTTGACAGAGGAGTGCCCTGGTATCTGGCGCATTTTCCGCCTCGGTTCGCGGGGGCAACCTCCAGGATAGGGGAAGCCAGCCCCAGCTATCTCGGTCATTGGTCAGCGGCGGCGCGGCTACAGGCACAGTTCCCCCAAATGAAATTAATTGTCCTGCTACGTCATCCGGTAGATCGGACGATTTCCCACTATTTTCACTGGCGACGCTTGGGCTGGGAGGGACGATCGCTGGAGGCTGCCCTGAATCAAGAAATGATCCAACTGGGTCGCCAAACTTCCTCAGAGATCCAGAGAGCCAGCGGCTACCTTGGCCAAAGTCTCTACGTTGACTTACTTCAACCTTGGTTGACCAGGTTTCCCCGTGACCAAATACGCCTGTTGCCCAGTGAGAGCTTCTACCAAACTCCCGCCCACACCCTGGCGCAGATCTATGAATTTCTAGGAGTACCCGCTCATGACCTCACCTGCTATCCGAATCTCAATCCCGGCCATTATGCCGATATCAGCGCACTCCTGCGGCAACAGCTGACGAATTTCTTTCAACCCTCAATGCTTGACCTGGAAACATTACTGGGGCAATCTCTGGGTTGGTTGCCAGATCAGAATTTTCTGGGAGGTGTTGATCGAAATATCTAA